Part of the Lujinxingia vulgaris genome, CGGGGGCCAGGGTGAGTGTGGCGCCTCCGGGGCCGTTGGTGGAGAACTGACCGACGCGCTGGCCGGTGGCGTCGACGACTTCGAAGGAGGCGGCGCTTCCGGCCGGAAGGGTCACGTTGATGGAAAGAGATCCATCGATGGCCTCGAAGTCGGCCTGGGCGACGGTGCCGGCCTGGGCGCTGACGCTGACCTCAATGGGCTCGGCGCGGTAGATGGCCGGGGGCGCGCTGACCTCAGCGAAGCTCAGGGTGTAGTCGCCGGGCTCGAGATCGGGCACCGAGGTGGGGGCGCCCAGGGAGGCCTCAAAGCCGCCGGGGCCGGAGATGGTGGTCTCGAAGCTCGTGCCTGAGGGGAGGCCCCGGGCGCTGATGACGAGCTCTCCCAGGGGGAGGGCTTCGCAGCTTAAGGTGACATCGCGCTGGCTTATGGGAGCCTGCGGGTCGTTGCTGGTGAGGGTGATGGCGTAGGTGAAGGAGCCGGGCTCGGTGCAGGCGACCTCCACGCCGATGGTGGCGTCCTGATCGGCGGCAAGCTCGGCGCTGGTGGGGGTGAGGACCAGCGCGGGGTCGGAGGGTTCCAGCGTGAGGGTGAGGGGTTGATCGCCGCGGTTGGCCACCGCGAGCTCACCGGTGGCGCTTTCGCCGACCGTGGCGCTTAATTCGAGGTCATTTCCGAACTCCAGGATGGGGCCGATGGGATCTTCGACGTCGGGCTCGTCGGCGTCGGGTTCGTCGGTGTCGGCGTCGGGTTCGTCGGCGTCCGGGAGCGGTGCGTCGGGGGTGTCGGTGTCGGGGAGCTCGGTGTCAGGCGTATCGCTGAGGTCGGTGTCGTCGCCGGCGTCGACGTCGGCTGAGGCGTCGGGCTCGGGGAGCTCTTCGAGAGGGGTGGCGTCTCCGGCGCAGGCGGCCAGAAGGCCGGCCAGGGCGAAGATCGTGAGGGTGTTTCGGAGTGTGCTGACGTTCATTGGACCTGCTCCCGCGCGCGGTGCGCCTGTGCACCGGTTAACCGCTTGATCGAACTGACTTCTCTTGTCTAACAGGCGAGGGGGGACGCGTAAATAAACGAGGTCGGGGCGTTGGGGTTCGCGGGTTGAGGTTAGGTGGTTGTGTGGTTGTGTGGTTGTGGGGCGTTGGGGTTTGCGGTGTGGGGAGGTTCGTGAGGGCGTTTGGGGGGGCGCGGGTTGAGGATGGGTGGTTGGGTGGTTGTGGGGCGTCGGGGTTTGCGGTGTGGGGAGATTCGTGCGTTGGGTAGGGGGGGGCGCGGGTTGTGGTTGTGTGCCGAGCGCATCAGGACGACGCTGGCAGCGTCGTCAGGGATTCGCGGTAGCGCTGCTACAGCTTCATCCCTGCCTCCTTGCCAGTCGCCGCCCTGAGTGCGTTCGGGTTCGGTGGGGCGAGGGCCGAGCGTTTCGGGGCGACGGTGGGTGCGTTCGGGTTCGGTGGGGGGCAAGAGAGGGCGCTGGAGGCTTCGTGGCGGGATCGTGGTGGGAGAGGAGGCGTTCTGGAGGCTTCGTGGGGTGTGTCTGCAGTTGAAAAAGCGTTCCGGGCGCTTCGTGGCGTAGGTTTGCAGGGGGACCAGGCCTTCCGGAGACTCCGTGTTGTGTGACTGCAGGGTCGGGATGCTTGAGGAAGCGTTCCGAAGGTGTGATTGCAGGTGAGGGGAGCTTTCGGGAGGCTTCGGAAGGTGTGTTGGGAGGTGCGCCGGGTGATACGGACCCTCGGAAAGAGTGTCTGAAGTGACGGGGAGGTCTGGGGAGGCTTCGGATGCGGCTTTTTTTTGGGAGGGAGCTTTCGGGGCGCTTCCGAAGGTGGGTTGGAACTGGAAAGTTGAGGTGGGGAGGCTTCCGACGGTGTTTGGGAATGTGCGGGAGGGTGTCGGAAGGGTTCGGAACGCGATTTTGATTTTGCGGACATCGATCCGAAGCGCATGGGGACTGGGGATTCGGGGTTTTGGGGGTGTGCGTCCTGAGGTTGGGTTTGTCGGGGAATGCGTCTGGTGGAATGAGGAACGCCCCGGGAGTGCTCCCGGGGCGTTTTATCTGGGCAGGGGTATGTGTGGTGCGTGTTGGAGGATTTGGGTCGGTTCAGCGCCAGGTCAGGTTATCGATGACGATCTGCGTGGGGTTGTCGGTCTCGCTGCGGACGCGGGCCACGATGGAGAAGGAGCCGGAGATGTTGAGGTTATCGGCGCTGAGGGTGTAGACGGTCTCATCGGGGCCGGAGACGTCGCCGAAGATAGGGCTTGTGGCGACGATGGTGCCGTTGACGGAGAGCGTGAGGTGTCGTGGGGTCTGTCCGGTGAAGGCCTTGCGGAAGTCGACACTGACCTCGTTAACTCCGCCGCTGAGGCCGACACTGGCCAGCGACGATCCCTTGCCCCGCAAGATGATGCCTTCGCCATCGATGGGGTAGACGTCTTCGGAGCGTGCGCCGATCACGCTCCAGGTGAAGCCTGCGTCGGTGGTGAAGTGTGTGGCGGTGTAGCTTGAGCCGCTGAGCCCATGTCCGTCGAAGGTTTCGAGGTTCACGGGGATGGGGGTGGCCTGAAAGGCACCGGCGGTGCATTGGTCGGCGGTGGGGCGAGTCTCTGCGCGCTGGTCTTCGGTCAGGGGCTGGCCGGTTGTGTCGGTGCAGGAGGCTGCGGGAAGACTCAGCGCGGTGATGTTTTCGTCGCCGGTCACGGCCATGGTGTGGCTGAAGCCGCCGTTATCGGCCAGGGTGGCGAGTGGGTTGGGCAGGGGGGATGCAGTGGTGCCCACGGTATCGGTGGGGTCGGTGATGAGGTAGGGGGAGTTGGTCTGGAGGTAGTTGTGGCCCAGGGAGGTGATGGGCGCCGGAGGGTAGAACTCAAGGTCCTGGGAGCAATCGCTTGCGAGGGGGACGCCGTCGCCTGCGATCACGGAGGCTTTGAGTTCGATGGAGGCATTGCCGCTGTCGCTGGCCTGAAGCGCGGATGTGGGAGCGTTGAAGTGTTCGGCGAAGGTGACGTTGGCAAACGAGGCGGAGCCCTGGCGCTGGTAGTAGGCGGGATCGCAGTTGGCAGTGGTGTTGTTGAAGAAGGTGACGTTGGTCAGCTCCGTGGAGCTACCGGAGCTGATGGCGCGGCCGGAGCTATCAGCGCGGTTGTCGGCGAAGAGGGCGCGCTCGATGCGAAGTTGGCTCGAAAAAAGGGCGGAGTGATAGATCGCGCCACCGGAGGACATGAACATGGCGGCGTTCCGGGTGAAGATGGCGTCGGAGATGGTGAGGTTGCCATCGTTGTAGATGGCTCCGCCGTAGGAGAGGGCTTCGTTCTCGTCGAAGATCACGCGTTCCATGTAGACATGGTGTGAGGCGGACTCGATGGCGATGGCCCCTCCGCGGCCGGAGACGGCGTTGTCGGAGAAGGTTGTGTCCTCGATGAGGATGTCGCCGGTGGTGGCTTCGATGGCGATGGCGCCGCCGGCGTCGCCGACGTTTTCGACGGCCTCGAAGATGAGGTTGCGCAGGCTGAAGAGGCCGCGGCTCAAGATGGCGCCGCCCATGCCCGGGTCGAGTATGGCGTCGATCTCGGCGATGCGCAGCGCTTCGAGATGCACGTCGGCATTGGCGTCGAATTCAAAGAGGCGGTGTTCGCCGGAGGTGGTTAACGTGAGGACGTCTGGGCCGGGGCCGACGATGGAGATCTCTTTGTCGATGGTGATCTGAGAGGTCGTGGTGACCTGAGTGAGACCGGGGGCGAAGGTGACGAGGCTGCCGGGCAGGACGCGACCGAGGACTTCGCGTAATGAGCCGAGGCCCTGGTCATCAGCGCGCAGCACCTGGGTGGGTGCGGGGGCGGTGATGGCAGCGGTGAGACCCTGGCCGTCGCCCAGGGAGAAGCTCGCGTCGAGGCCGAGCACAAAATAAGGGTTGCCGTAGACGTCGGTGCCCAGGTCGTTGCTGTCCAGACTGAACTGGTAGTCGCCCACGGGAAGTTGAAGCGGGGTGGAGCCGGAGCCGTTGAGGGTGACCTGCTGGCTGTAACCCAGGGTGTTGGTGAGGGAGAGGGCGAGTGTGCCCTGATCGGGGAGGCTGTGGGTGATGGTGAGGGTGCCCGAGGGGACGGTGTAGGTGGTGGAGGCGGAGGTGATTTCGTCGCTGGTGATGGTGAGGTTGAGGGATTCGGGGGAGGGGCTGTGGGAGACGTCGTCGATCAGGACGTCTTCGTAGGTGAGGAGGTATTCGCCCGGGGTCAGGTCGTCGAAGGACTGCGCGCCGGCGATGTTTTGTGATGTGGTTTCCGGGGCCGGGCCGACAAGGGTGGCCTGGAGGTTTGCGCCGGCGGGGAGGCCGGTGGCGTTGACGTCGAGTTGGCCAGGGAGGACGGTGAAGTTCAGGGAGACTTCGGTGGTCTGGTCGGCCTCGATGGTGAGCTCGACCGGTGCAGCTTCGTAGATGGCGGGCTCTACAGTGAAGGGAGCGGCGCTGAGGGTGTAGTCGCCGACGGGGAGCTCTTCGAGGTGCTCGTCTTGATCGACGGGAGTGTTGCCTTCGGGGCCGCTCAAGGTGATCTGGGGCCAGGCGCTGCCGTCGGGGAGACCTTCGAGGGTGATGATGAGGGCGCCGAGTTCGGGATCGGGGTCGACGTCGGGGTCCGGGTCGACGTCGGGGTTCGGGTCGACGTCTGGATCTGTATCAGCGTCGGGGTCCGGGTCGACGTCTGGATCAACGTCTGGATCGGTATCGGCGTCGGGGTCCGAGTCGGCGTCGGGATCGGTGTCGGCGTCGGGGTCCAGGTCGGCGTCGGTGGTGTCGGCGTCGGGTCCGGCGTCGGTGTCGGTGATATCGGGAGCGGCGTCGGGGGTGTCGGTGTCGGCGTCGCTTCCTCCGCAGCCCATGGTCAGGGAGGCGATGAGGCTCAAGGTGAGCAGGGCGCGCAGGGTGAACATAGGAGACTCCTTCCTTTGAGCGTTGGGTCTGCGTGGTGATGGGGTTGTAGGGCGTCGGAGCGCTTGCGGGGGAGCGCGTGTTCTCGATGCGGGCTGCCGGTAATGGAGGATGTGCTCGATGTTCCGGGGAACGAAGCAAAATGTCCCTGTGTAGGGCGGCGCGCGGGGCTCTCCCTGGTTGCGTGGTCGTGCGAAGACGCAGGAAGCTCGGATCGGAAGGGGTAGCAAAAGCGCGATGCGCAACCAAGGGTGCCTGGGAGCGTCTGGCGAGGTTTTGGGAGGTGTCGGAGCGGGGAAATCAGCCGTATGGGCGCACCGATAGCGGCGTTCAGGGGAGAGAAGGAGGTGGTCTGAAAGCGACTGAAAACCCGGTGATGCGGGGGGCCCGGTGGTGAGGGACAAAAAAATCGCCCCCCGGCGCATGGTCGGGGGGCGAGTGGGGTGGAGAGGTGATAGCGTTTAAGGTGTCAGCGCTCGACGCGGTGGTTGGATGCGCGCACGACGGTGAGGTGGCCTCGGGTTTCGGAGGCGACTTTTTGGAGGTCGATGTCGCGCTGGTAGAGGGGGGCGAGGTCGAAGGTTTGCACCTCGTTGGGGCTGAGGGCGAAGAGGTCGAAGTCGCTTACGACCAGGTCTTTGACGCCGTAGATCTGCCAGGTGGCGGCGTAGCTCGGGGCGACGGGGTCGCTCAGGTCGAAGATCTGCACGCCGTGGTGTTCGTCGGCGACGAAGAGGCGCTCACCGAGGACGGCCAGGCCGCGGGGACGGCTGATGGGCAGGGTGGTACGCAGGGTGGGGCTGTGGGGTTGGCTTAAGTCGATGACTTCGAGGCGAGAGGTGCAGCGGCTGCGGGGCTGGTCCACGATGATAGTGCGGTAGGCGACGGTGCCCTGGACGACGACGGGGTCGTAGTTGACGGGGCAGAACTGGCGGAACTCTCCGAGCAGGCGGGGGGCGTGCGGGGTGCCGAGCGAGGCGGTCATCACGGCGTCGCGGCCGGCGATGAGCAGGAGGTTGTCGTGGCGTTGCAGGGCTTCGGGGCCGTTGTCGAGGCCGATGATGTGGCGCAGGCGCGGCTGGCGGGGGTTGGAGACATCGAAGCTGGTCAACCAGCCCTGCGCGATGTTGCCGGCGGCGCTGAGCACGTAGAGGGTGTTGCCGTAGAGCATCATCTGGCTGAGCGAGCCGGCGCCGCCGGCGCCGCCGTCGGGCATGGGGGCGTTGGCGCGGGTGTCCATCTCCTGGCGCGGGGCGCCGCGGTCGAGGGGAGCGGGGGCGGCCATTTCGGCGGCGGCCATCGGGGGTGCGGAGGCGGCGCGGGAGCGGCGCTGAGGGGCGGGAGCAGCGCTACCCATGCGGCCAGTCATCGGGGCGCTGTCTTCGAGCTCGGAGATACGTTCATCGATAGTGGGGCGGGGCATCGGACGGGGGCGGCCGATGACAGCCGGGTTGACGTGGCGCTCGCAGATGCCGGTGTCGGGGGTTTGTTTGATCTTTTGCACGTAGCAGGAGCCGTCGGGGCGGCAGGCGACGCCGGGGTGGGTGGAGACGGTGGGGGGGGCGCCGCATTGGGCGAACTGCAGTTTGCCCTGGCGCATCAGCCGGTACTGGTCGAAGGAGGGCGGTGTGGCCGGCAGGCTGTGCAGGTAGGCCGGGGCGTGGCTGACGTGGGGGAGCGCGCCGACGAGGCGGCGCACTTCACGGGGATCTTCGCGGTCGGAGATGTCCAGGATCACCAGGTCGCGGGCGCCGCCGACCTCCGAGGCGTCTTCGATAACCGCATGGTTGGCGTCGATGACGAAGAAGTCTTTGGAGCCGGTGTGGTTGGAGCTGCCTTCGACCTCGTAGGCGTAGCGGCGCGCGATGCTCAGGGAGACGAGGCCTTCTTCGGCGCTGGTGAGGAACATGCGCTTGTTGTCGCGGTCGACGAAGATGCGCTGGAGCTCACCGCGGACGCGTGCCGGCTCGGCGGAGAGGTTGGGGGCGAGCTCTTGAACCTGGGCGGAGGTGAGCTCGATGGTGCGGTCGTTGAAGTCGACGGGGTTGCGTCGCACGAAGCGGGCGGCTTCGGGGGTGCCGCGCAGGTCGTGGCCGCGGGCGATGAGCCAGGCCTGGTACTGGGCCTCAAGCAGGGGGACGTGCTGGGGGTGGGCGCCGAGCCATTCGGCGGCCAGGGGTTGCACGCAGCTGTAGTACTCCTCAAAGGCGACCTGCACCGAGCGGGCGGCTTCGGTGGGCACCTCGCAGACGAACTGCGCCTGCTGGATGGGCTGCGGGGGGACGGGCTGCGGGATGGGGCGAGGCATGGGGCGGGGGGGAGGGGTGAGCGCGGTGACGGGGGAGCTTAAGAAAAGTCCCAGGGTGCCGAGGGTGGCGGCGGCCAGAGTCAGGGCGGCCAGGGGACGGTGCGAGCGGCGAGGTGCGGAGGTCGGGGAGGCGTTGGTGTGCATGGGAAGCTCCGTAAGTTGGGACGCCGGGGGGCGGCGCGAGATGGGTTACAGGTCTTCAAACGGAGCGCTGTGGGTTTGGATCTAAAGTTTTTGAAATCGGGCAAAAAAAATCCCGCGCCGGCGCTCTCGAAAGAGCGGCGCGGCGCGGGAGAATGCCCGCTATCTGGCGGGCGGCTCGACGGCGAGCCTTAGTTCATGCTCGTGCGGTCGAGTTTTTTCTTGATGGACTCTTTGGAGTCGCCAAAACGCTCCTGGATGATGCCGTAGAGCTTATCGGCGGAGCCTTCGGCTTTTTTGACGTCATCGTCGGTGAGCTCACCCCAGATGCGTTTGGCTTTGCCTTTGAGTTGCTCGAACTGTCCCTGTGTCTGGTCGCGGTTCATCGCTACTCCTTTGTGTCACGGTGTGTGTGAGTGGTGTAGCGGGGAACCTGAACGCGATGCGGGAAAATTCAAGCGTTTAGCGCTGCGGGGTGGAGGCAGAGCCGTACCAGCGTTTGGAGTCGCCGAAGTCGTGGATGAGCTCGGCGGAGCCGTCGTTCGGGTTGATTTCCAGGAGCTCACCGGAGCTGGTGATGCCGAAGAGTTTGCTCCAGCCGGCGGTCAGGCCGTAGATGCTGTCGAAGCCGGTGGCGCCGCGGTTGACGGCGTCGCCGGTGGTGCGGTCGATTTCGACGAGGTGGTCCTGGGCTTCCTCGTGCTTGGAGGTCATGTAGAAGGTGTTCTGCTTGTTGACCACGCAGTCGCCGCTGGAGATGTAGGTGGTGTCGCCGGTGACGGTGATCTCTTCGGGGCTGAGGATGAGGTCTTCGAACTCGGTCTCGTCGAAGCCGTGCTCGTCGAGGATGGCTTCGACTTCGGCCAGGTCGAATTTGAGGAAGCTGTTTTCGGCGGTGACATAGGCGGTGCCGAAGCCGTCGATCGCCAGGCCGTTGGGCTCACCGATGTCGGCGCCGCCCATCCAGGCCACGCGGATCCAGATGTTTTCGGCGTCGTGGAAGGCGTAGAGATCGTAGCGGGTCACACCGAAGAGGACGCCGTTGGGGTGGGTGTCGATGTCGAGGAGGCGGACCCATTCGCCATCCCAGTCGATGAGATCGGACTCGCGGTTGGCGGTGCCATCGAAGGGGTTGATGGAGTAGAGGCCGTCTGCGGTGTGGGCGTAGAAGGAGCAGCTGACGCCCTCGTCGACGATGTTGTCGCAGGTGTTGTCTTTGCCG contains:
- a CDS encoding LVIVD repeat-containing protein, whose translation is MHTNASPTSAPRRSHRPLAALTLAAATLGTLGLFLSSPVTALTPPPRPMPRPIPQPVPPQPIQQAQFVCEVPTEAARSVQVAFEEYYSCVQPLAAEWLGAHPQHVPLLEAQYQAWLIARGHDLRGTPEAARFVRRNPVDFNDRTIELTSAQVQELAPNLSAEPARVRGELQRIFVDRDNKRMFLTSAEEGLVSLSIARRYAYEVEGSSNHTGSKDFFVIDANHAVIEDASEVGGARDLVILDISDREDPREVRRLVGALPHVSHAPAYLHSLPATPPSFDQYRLMRQGKLQFAQCGAPPTVSTHPGVACRPDGSCYVQKIKQTPDTGICERHVNPAVIGRPRPMPRPTIDERISELEDSAPMTGRMGSAAPAPQRRSRAASAPPMAAAEMAAPAPLDRGAPRQEMDTRANAPMPDGGAGGAGSLSQMMLYGNTLYVLSAAGNIAQGWLTSFDVSNPRQPRLRHIIGLDNGPEALQRHDNLLLIAGRDAVMTASLGTPHAPRLLGEFRQFCPVNYDPVVVQGTVAYRTIIVDQPRSRCTSRLEVIDLSQPHSPTLRTTLPISRPRGLAVLGERLFVADEHHGVQIFDLSDPVAPSYAATWQIYGVKDLVVSDFDLFALSPNEVQTFDLAPLYQRDIDLQKVASETRGHLTVVRASNHRVER
- a CDS encoding CsbD family protein, with protein sequence MNRDQTQGQFEQLKGKAKRIWGELTDDDVKKAEGSADKLYGIIQERFGDSKESIKKKLDRTSMN
- a CDS encoding putative metal-binding motif-containing protein, giving the protein MMRSSLAPLLALLLLTSALLVGCGDDGTAGTTPTCSADELLDQQANLCVPRDGGDEPDAGDDTDTDIEPDVDDEPDVDDEPDTPGPECDADNDGILSYACGGADCDDNDANTYPGAIEICDGKDNTCDNIVDEGVSCSFYAHTADGLYSINPFDGTANRESDLIDWDGEWVRLLDIDTHPNGVLFGVTRYDLYAFHDAENIWIRVAWMGGADIGEPNGLAIDGFGTAYVTAENSFLKFDLAEVEAILDEHGFDETEFEDLILSPEEITVTGDTTYISSGDCVVNKQNTFYMTSKHEEAQDHLVEIDRTTGDAVNRGATGFDSIYGLTAGWSKLFGITSSGELLEINPNDGSAELIHDFGDSKRWYGSASTPQR